One part of the Pelagibacterium nitratireducens genome encodes these proteins:
- a CDS encoding L,D-transpeptidase: MYAALPDEEFPVPPVDLRYLDQNFYRQRIDYPTVEEPGTIIVDTASFYLYHIEKGGTAMRYGAGLGRAGFAWSGRGHIAYSREWPVWTPPGEMIDRQPELEQWRNGQPPGLGNPLGARALYIHQGSRDTLYRIHGTGEAWTIGRAVSSGCVRLLHHDVIHLADNVRWGSPIIVS, encoded by the coding sequence ATGTATGCGGCGCTTCCAGATGAAGAGTTCCCGGTCCCGCCCGTCGATCTGCGATATCTCGATCAGAATTTCTACCGTCAGCGTATCGACTATCCCACCGTCGAGGAGCCGGGAACGATCATCGTCGATACCGCCAGCTTCTATCTCTATCACATCGAGAAGGGCGGTACCGCGATGCGCTACGGCGCCGGATTGGGCCGGGCCGGCTTTGCATGGTCAGGGCGCGGACACATCGCCTACTCGCGGGAATGGCCGGTTTGGACCCCGCCCGGGGAGATGATCGACCGTCAGCCCGAACTCGAGCAATGGCGCAATGGCCAGCCTCCAGGGCTGGGCAATCCGCTGGGTGCACGCGCGCTCTACATTCACCAGGGAAGCCGCGACACGCTTTACCGAATCCACGGTACCGGCGAAGCCTGGACGATCGGCCGGGCGGTGTCGTCCGGGTGCGTTCGCCTGTTGCATCATGACGTGATCCACCTTGCCGACAACGTCAGATGGGGAT